In Triticum aestivum cultivar Chinese Spring chromosome 5B, IWGSC CS RefSeq v2.1, whole genome shotgun sequence, the following proteins share a genomic window:
- the LOC123110901 gene encoding translocase of chloroplast 90, chloroplastic, which translates to MMMNFRDWISYRLGSSLLSARPFAISGSGAGASQGDGEGTTQSEFVETVSANRFPSNDSRALEVVTSNPQDAVSSGLLQPDHDHNKSDPLKQVEALQIKFLRLVHRTGVPPSTNVVAQVLYRLQLANLIKAGESDAKRTNLAINKARVIAAEQEAPGGPDLDLPLRILLLGKTGVGKSATINSMFDETKVATNALVPGTSRIKRVHGNIKGVRVTVIDTPGLVPHYHSQRRNRKILHAVKRFIKRNPPDIVLYFERLDHINSRCSDYPLLKLITDTLGSSIWFNTVLVMTHCSSSPPEGPDGHPLEYDAYTRYCKNVVERHIQLAASNTQLENPIVLVDNHPMCRRNTRGERVLPNGQVWVSELLLLCGATKLLAEANSLLKFENSFLLSQANARLPSLPHLLSSLLKPSASLSSEGVDNEMTELSDEEDEYDQLPPFRVLKRSEYEKLTKEQRTAYLDELDYRETSYLKQQWKEGIRSQKLAEAQNSEASSAVADDYEETTSPVVHISDMEIPLSFDSDYPAHRYRHIITNDQLFRPVLDPQGWDHDIGFDGINFQSCHDLKKNISTSIAGQMRKDKEDMYIQSDCSVSYSDQRRYSLMGGMDMQTASKDLVFTVHGDARFQNLPWNTTGGGISVTKFGSKYFSGAKLEDSITIGKRVHLVANAGRMVGGGQVADGGGLEVTVRGKDYPVREGSTSMAATALSFEKETVFGANLQSVLRVGRGSKLSVSANVNSRNLGRLCVKISTSDHVEIALVVAVSLVQFLLRRRLLPTGKGHQQVDTDLDE; encoded by the coding sequence GTACAACACAAAGTGAGTTTGTAGAAACCGTATCCGCCAACAGATTTCCTTCCAATGATAGCCGTGCACTAGAGGTCGTCACATCCAACCCACAGGATGCTGTTTCCTCTGGTCTTCTTCAGCCAGATCATGATCACAACAAGTCAGATCCACTAAAGCAAGTTGAGGCACTTCAAATTAAGTTTTTGCGGCTGGTACACAGGACTGGAGTGCCTCCCAGTACCAATGTAGTTGCACAGGTACTGTACAGACTGCAGCTTGCCAACTTGATCAAGGCTGGTGAATCAGATGCGAAGAGAACTAACCTTGCTATCAACAAAGCCAGAGTTATAGCAGCAGAACAAGAAGCACCCGGTGGACCTGATTTGGACCTCCCCTTGCGAATTCTTCTTCTGGGAAAGACTGGTGTGGGAAAGAGCGCCACAATAAACTCCATGTTTGATGAAACAAAGGTTGCTACTAATGCACTTGTTCCTGGTACTAGTAGGATAAAGAGGGTTCATGGAAATATCAAAGGAGTAAGAGTTACAGTTATCGACACACCTGGTCTGGTACCTCATTACCATAGCCAACGGAGGAACAGGAAGATTTTGCATGCTGTCAAGCGTTTCATTAAAAGAAACCCGCCTGATATCGTCCTGTACTTTGAGCGGCTTGACCATATTAATAGCAGATGCAGTGACTACCCTCTGCTGAAGCTTATAACTGATACCTTGGGTTCTTCGATATGGTTCAACACTGTCCTTGTAATGACTCACTGTTCCTCATCTCCTCCTGAAGGACCAGATGGTCATCCTTTGGAATATGACGCGTACACCCGTTACTGTAAGAATGTCGTGGAGCGTCATATCCAGCTAGCAGCTTCTAACACACAGCTGGAGAACCCTATTGTTCTGGTTGACAATCATCCAATGTGCAGACGGAACACCAGGGGTGAAAGAGTTTTGCCAAATGGGCAGGTATGGGTATCAGAACTTCTTTTGCTGTGTGGGGCGACCAAGTTGTTAGCAGAAGCAAATTCCTTACTAAAGTTCGAAAATAGTTTTCTGCTGTCACAAGCAAATGCCAGGCTGCCTTCACTCCCTCATCTTCTTTCGTCACTCCTTAAACCTTCTGCGTCATTGAGTTCTGAGGGTGTTGACAATGAGATGACTGAGCTATCAGATGAGGAGGATGAATATGATCAGCTACCACCTTTCCGTGTTCTAAAAAGATCTGAATATGAAAAGTTGACCAAAGAACAGAGAACTGCATATCTTGATGAACTGGACTACCGTGAGACTTCATACCTCAAACAGCAGTGGAAGGAGGGAATCCGGAGTCAAAAGCTTGCTGAAGCTCAAAACAGCGAAGCATCATCTGCAGTTGCTGATGATTATGAAGAGACCACATCCCCAGTTGTGCACATATCAGATATGGAAATCCCATTAAGTTTTGACTCTGATTATCCAGCACACCGCTACCGTCACATTATAACTAATGATCAGTTGTTTAGACCAGTTTTGGATCCCCAAGGATGGGACCATGATATTGGGTTCGATGGTATCAATTTTCAATCATGTCATGACTTAAAAAAGAACATATCAACATCTATTGCTGGACAGATGAGGAAGGACAAAGAAGACATGTATATCCAGTCGGATTGTTCAGTAAGCTATAGTGATCAAAGGCGCTACTCATTGATGGGGGGCATGGATATGCAAACAGCTAGTAAGGATTTGGTTTTTACTGTTCATGGGGATGCCCGGTTCCAAAATCTGCCTTGGAACACCACCGGAGGAGGTATTTCTGTTACTAAATTCGGGTCAAAGTATTTTTCTGGGGCCAAATTAGAAGACTCCATCACCATTGGGAAACGAGTCCACTTGGTAGCCAATGCCGGGAGGATGGTTGGTGGTGGACAAGTGGCAGATGGAGGTGGCCTGGAAGTAACAGTAAGGGGGAAAGACTACCCTGTGAGAGAAGGGAGCACCAGCATGGCGGCCACTGCTCTGTCGTTCGAGAAAGAGACTGTATTCGGGGCGAATCTTCAGTCTGTCTTACGAGTGGGCCGTGGGTCAAAATTATCGGTCAGCGCAAACGTAAACAGCAGAAATCTAGGCCGGCTCTGTGTCAAGATCAGCACATCAGACCATGTGGAAATAGCTCTGGTCGTGGCCGTATCACTGGTCCAGTTCTTGCTAAGGAGAAGATTGCTGCCGACTGGCAAAGGCCACCAACAGGTTGACACCGACTTAGATGAGTAA